One genomic segment of Centroberyx gerrardi isolate f3 chromosome 4, fCenGer3.hap1.cur.20231027, whole genome shotgun sequence includes these proteins:
- the faap24 gene encoding Fanconi anemia core complex-associated protein 24, giving the protein MESKSPVVLNAVPPLGHVIAHEKWRSSPLIQSLKGGGVKPVFEKELGVVDLHLPNKSCVLYVSECDVIAGNSYRRKLVRYRNAGGSLQRLVVVEKTRLSEQYFSSVQRLVVLDLGLTLLPVGGQSEAAQLIAQIVHGEGRENPFRRRSSSRLPEPLVLALVQRVPGVGRVKALALLRRFSGVRRLAGAEASELEAVVGQTAAQHIHSFFHTHTAAGD; this is encoded by the exons ATGGAGAGTAAGTCGCCTGTTGTGTTGAATGCGGTTCCTCCTCTCGGACATGTTATCGCCCATGAGAAATGGAGAAGCTCGCCACTCATACAAAGCTTAAAGG GTGGAGGTGTGAAACCGGTGTTTGAGAAGGAGCTGGGTGTGGTGGATCTCCACCTGCCCAACAAGAGCTGCGTGCTGTACGTGTCTGAATGTGACGTTATCGCAGGGAACAGCTACAGAAGGAAGCTGGTCCGCTACAGGAAT GCCGGCGGCAGCCTGCAGCGGCTGGTTGTGGTGGAGAAGACGCGGCTCAGTGAGCAGTACTTCTCGTCTGTCCAGAGGCTGGTGGTCTTGGATCTGGGTCTGACCCTGCTGCCGGTCGGCGGGCAGAGCGAGGCGGCGCAGCTCATCGCTCAGATC GTTCACGGGGAGGGCAGGGAGAACCCGTTCAGGAGGCGGAGCTCGTCCCGGCTGCCGGAGCCTCTGGTCCTGGCTCTGGTGCAGCGGGTCCCGGGGGTCGGCCGGGTCAAAGCCCTCGCTCTGCTGCGCCGTTTCTCCGGCGTCCGGCGGCTGGCCGGCGCCGAGGCGTCCGAGCTGGAGGCCGTCGTGGGTCAGACCGCCGCCCAGCACATACACAGcttcttccacacacacacagctgctggagACTGA